TCGGTATTAAACAGTCGGAGGAGCCGTACGCCGAAGGCCAGCAGATGCAGGAGGAGAGCAAGATCCTCGTGAGCCCCTGCGCGGGTAGGTGCTCCTGGCATCCCGGCAGAGGTGGGAATCCGGCCTTGGCAGGGGATGTTCCCCTTGGCAGGCAAAGGCCGTTTTGGGCCAGTTTGCGGCCGTTTTAGGCCAGTTTGCCGCCATTTGGGGCCAGTTTGCGGCCGTTTTAGGCCAGTTTGCCGCCATTTGGGGCCAGTTTGCGGCCGTTTTAGGCCAGTTTGCCGCCATTTGGGGCCAGTTTGCCACCATTTGGGGCCAGTTTGACACCATTTTAGGCCAGTTAATGGCAAGTTTTTGCTATCGCTGCTGCCGCCAGCACCGCTTTCGGCGAGTCAGGGGTGGAGCGGGCTCCGGGCAGGGTTCCGATCCCGCTGATTCTTTAGGGTGTTATAAACTGCAATGATTTAGCGTTAGGcagtcctgcgaggagcagggggttggactcgGTGATCCTTCTGGGTCCCTTCCGCCTTGAGATAttggaatcatggaatggttgaggttggcaaagccctttaagatcccccagcccaaccattgacccaacgctgccaaggccaccactgaaCCCATTAAGGGAAGAGTcgtaattccatgtttcctggcttgggggctggattattttttaatgaaagtaaaaactgggaatcattaaggttggaaaggctctctaagatcatcagcccaaccatcaccccaacacccccatgcccactaaaccatggcccccagtgccacctctgcccgtttgttgaacccctccagggctggggactcccccacctctctgggcagcctggtccagtgcttggccactctttccgtgaaggaatttttcccaatatccaacctaaacctcccctggcgcagcttgagcccatttcctctcatcctatcactatcacattctatgattctatgaaagactCTGAAATTAATGTCTCGAATCTTTTTGAAATCTAGTTGAGCCCGGGCAAGTGAGTAAAGTCGAACAGCCTGAGGAGAAACCCGGGGGAGCTGCCGGCTCCCTGGAGCTGTATCCCGCAGCCGCCAGCAGTTCCAGCCGCTGGTTTCACGGCGGGCAGCGCGCGCCCGAGCGGACGGGCATGGAGAGAGACGGCGCCGCCGGCCTCAGCCCGCTCTCCAGCCGGGTGACCTGCTGGGTGCCGCAGCTCGGCGCAGGCCCTTTCCGCTGCGCCCAGTGCGGGAAAGGTTTCCGCCAGAAGCAAAGCCTCATCACGCACGAGAGGATCCACACCGGAGAGAAACCCTACAGGTGCGGGGACTGCGGGAAGAGCTTCAGCCAGCGGCCCAACCTCCTGACCCACCGCCGCGTGCACACGGGGGAGCGCCCCTTCCCCTGCGCCCAGTGCGGTAAGAGCTTCAGCCAAAAGGCCAACCTCCTGGCCCACCAGCGCATCCACGCCGCCGGCGAGAAGGCGCTGGCGGGTGGCGAGCAGGAGGACGGCGCTTCCAGCAAGCCCAAACTGCGATCCCAGCAGAGGAATTACCAGGAGGACACCCCCTTCGTCTGCCCCGAGTGCGGGAAGAGCTTCAGGCAGAAACCCAACCTCATCACCCACCGGAGGATCCACACTGGCGAGCGGCCCTTCACCTGCTTCCTCTGCGGCAGGAGCTTCAACCAGAAGACCAACCTGGTGACCCACTACCGGGTGCACACCGGGGAGCGCCCCTTCGCCTGCACCCAGTGCGGCAAGCGCTtcacccaaaaaaccaacctggTGACGCACCAGAGCACCCACACGGACCTGCGTCCCTACCCCTGCGGGCAGTGCCAGAAGTGCTTCAAGGACAAAGTCTCCCTCAAAGCCCACCAGAAGACTCACGCCCCGCGTCagcggcgctgcccgggccgCAGCCCGGCCGCCGGCCTCTCCTACGGGGCTGCGcccaccctgctccagcccggGGGTCCCGAGCAAGAGGCCTCCTTCAGCCCCATGCCACCGCTGCCCGTTCAGAAGATCCCCGAGGGCCAAGAGCTGTACTCGTGCACGGAGAAAAGCTTTCCCCCGAAGGAGCCGCTCCTGCCGCACCAGCAAGCCCCGCTGGGCGAGCAGACCTTCCCCTGCGTCCAGTGCGGCGAGGGGTTTTGCCAGAAGGTGACGCTCCTCCGGCCGCAgcacggccccgccgccgaggctcccgggggctgcgcggcggccTTCAGCCACGGCCCGCACCTCCTGGGGCACCTCGGGGTGCAGCCCGTCCTCGGGGATGCGACCCcgccggctcccccggcccccggggcggAGAAGCCCTTCATCTGTAACCAGTGCGGCAACAGCTTCGGCCTCTGGCTCTCCCTCGTGGCGCACCAGAAGACGCACGTCGGGCAGAAGTCCTACCCGTGCCCCGAGCACGAAAAAAGCTCCGGCGATGAGCTGTCCCCCAAAGCTCCCCAGGAGAAGCAGGTGGAGGGGAGAGCTTGGGTGTGCCCCGAGTGCGGGAGAAGCTTCGCCCAGTACGAGCGTTTGGTAAAGCACCGGCAAAACCACCGGGGCAGAGGGCCCTACCGCTGCGACGTCTGCGGGAAGAGGTTCAGCCTGAAAACCAACCTGGTCACCCACCAACGCATCCACACCGGCGAGCGGCCCTTCACCTGCGGCGTCTGCGGCCGGCGTTTTAACCAGAAGGGCAACCTGGTGCCCAGTGCGGCAAGCGCTTCGCCCAAAAACCCAACCTCATCGCTCACCAGAAGACCCACACCGGCAGGCAGCCCTTCACCTGCCTGGAATGTCCCAAGCGCTTCAAGAGCAAGCTCTCCCTGCGGGTCCACCAGCGAGTGCACGCGGCGGAGAGACCCCAAAGCGAGCCGGGCCAGGCCCCCGGCCTCCAGACCCACCCGGGGAGCCCCTACCCCTGCTCGCTCTGCGGCGAAACCTTCGAGGAGCAcggggagctgcagctgcaccgGCAAGGCCACGCCGGAGAGCGGCCGCACGCCTGCGCCGAGTGCGGGAAGCGATTCCGGCAGAAGGTGAATCTGGCCGTTCACCAGAGGACCCACACCGGCGAGCGGCCCTTCCGCTGCGCCGAGTGCGGGAAGGGCTTCAGCCAAAAAGCTCACCTCCTCCGGCACCGCAGGACGCACGCCGGCGGCATCCCGCCCTCCTGCTGCGAGGGGACCTGCCCGGCGCACCAGGAGGAACCGGACGCCCGCGGCGCTCCCTTGGGAAAGGGATCCGAGCCCCCCAGCTTGCTTCTGCCCCCCTGCTCCCGCGGAGCTGCTCACGTGTCGCTGGCTCGGGAGGAGCTTCGGCCGGGAGCGCAGCCCCCCAACAGACCCGAGAGCCCCTCCGGGGCGGCAGACATCCTCCTGCAGCTGATGCAGGAAGACCACCACCTCGTGTCCGGCGCCCACCACCCGCAGGAGGGACCCGCGGGGCAGTGCCCCTGTAAATGCACCGACGGCGGGGAAGCTTTGAGCCCGAAACCGCCGAGCCTGCCGCCGCAGTGCTGCTGCGCCGACTGCGTGAGCCAGCGGCAGCTGCTCCTGAAGCCCCAGCCCGACTGCCGAGCCGAGCTCTGGTGCAAGTACGGCGGCTGCGGCAGAAGCTTTGAGGAGAAACGAGTCCTGAGAGTGCCTGAGAGAGCGCACGGCGAAGAGAAACCCTCGCCGTGCCCCAGCTGCTTGTAACGCCTGCGGCAGGCTGCCGAAAACCTGCCTCCGGGCGAGGGACCGGACCTCATCGCTCTTGCACTAAAAGACACCAAACCTAAGGAGGCGGCGGCAGCTCGCGCCGGGGGGGCCGATCGCTGACCAAACGAGGACAGCGCCGAGGGAAAGCCAGGACTCGTGGTGCCTGCCGGGACGCGCTGGTGGCGGGGACTTGGGAGAACCGTGGAGGATTTGGGAACAGGAGGCTCAGAGGGCCGCTATCGGACGGGGTGAAGCAGGAGGTGGGCTCGGGTGAGCTCTGTCTCATCAACAACCCAAATCTGGAGAGGGGACGGAGCTGAGGAGCAGCGCCGGGACCCTGGCTCCGCAGCGTTTGCTCTTGCTGCGGCTGCGCGGACCGTAGGGAGCGGGAAGAGCTCGGGACGCGGGATCtgttggctttaaaaaaaaaaaaaaaacaaaaaaaaaacgctTCCGTCGTGCAGCAGGCCCGGCGGCGGCACATCTGCCCGCTCCTGCCTCCAGGTTCGGCTGGGTGACGCGCAGACCCGGAGACGGCCGTGGGGCAGAGCGGGGCCTCCGTGGGCCAAGGGCTTCTCCCAGAACCCTCCATCCTTCTCTTCCGGACTGGACATCGTTCCGCAAGGATGCGTTTGGGATGGAGAGCTGAGACGCGCCGTCAGCTGAGGGGGAACAGCTTCGCCGGGCCTGTGGCTTCCCTGCGGGTGGAGCggaggagctgggcgagcaccGAGAAAATGGGAAACAGCTGGGAATAACGGCCTGGAAGCGTCTCGGCTCACCTCTGCTTCCAAAAGGGACCCGGGAGGTGTCCGGGTCCGGAGCTCCGAGCCCGGAGGGGCCGTGCAGGGTGacaggggggtgggggggggggttagcTTGTGCTTCTCTGCTTGCTCTGTGGATAATCGTTCTGCCTAGCACCGCTTTCTGGTACTCAATTAACTTCTGAATAGGTAACCCGGACACGCCGGGGGGAGCAGGAGCGGCTGTCGTCTGCCGGAGCCGTCGCAGTAGCTCGTGGCGGTGCCCGTTTCCCTGCCGCAGAGGCGCCGGTTGCTCGCCGGGGCTTGCCCGCCGTCTCCGCTTCCCCGTCGGTGCGGCAGAGCCTGCGGCACCGGGAGGCGAAGCCGGGGAGCCGCTTCGTCGGGCGCCTGGGGAAGGGATGTCGGGGCAGAGCTTCGGAAACGGGAACTGGGCGCCGGAAAGCCGCTTCGAAGGGCGCTTGATCTGAAAGGGGAAGCGAATCTTGCCTGCTGCGACCGAGGGGAACCGCCGTCCCGCCGCCCGCACGCCGTCACCCGCCTGCTCCTCGGCTGCGGCGCAGGAGCCGTGTCTGGCTGTGCTGGGCCGCCGAGCCTCGCGGCTGCGACCGCTGGGCAAAAACCTGCCTTGAAAACACCGGGGATGGTGTTACCGGAGCCCAGCTTGGTGCCGCGCCGCTCGCCGCCAGCCCCCGCCTACTCATGTACATTTTTTGGGGTGCATCCCAAGGGGTGCAGCGGAAGGAGAGGCTTTGGCacctgcccggggccggggcgacAGCCGAGGGGACGCCAGGACGGTCATGACCGGAGCTGCAGCCGGGGTGATGCGCCCCGAGCCGACGAAGCAGCCGGgtgggagctgcctggcagaggggtCCCGGCACCTGAAATCTGGCAGGCTGGGGTGAGCGTCCGCCCCCGTCCCCCCTCGCCCGCTCCCCACCGGGGCAGACACGCCGCCCTCCTCCCCTCCGCTCCAGCAGCATTTCAGGTCCTTGCAATTCTATTTTTTTgaggttatttaaaataaaagctttctcacagcaggctcctggctcctctgtcCTGGGAAGTGTCGGGGCCGTGCCGTGGAACGCGGCACGGGGGCCGGGCTGGGACGGTGGGGACTCCCTTAAGCTTAAATCCAGGCCGGAGCTTCGGCTCGGGTGAAGGCAGGCGAATTTTTGGCTCAGCCTTGAGCCCTTCGTGACCGTCGGGGCTGGAGCCGCATCCCCGGGCCCTGCGTCTCCTTTCCTGGCCACGGCACCGGGGCTGCGTGGCACCGGGGCTGCCTCGGAGGGTGACGGCAGGGACGGCGTTGCCGGGCGCCGGGGACGTCGTCCCGGAGGAGCCGCCGTGCCGGTTGTTCGTCCCCGCGC
This sequence is a window from Pelecanus crispus isolate bPelCri1 chromosome 2, bPelCri1.pri, whole genome shotgun sequence. Protein-coding genes within it:
- the LOC142593061 gene encoding LOW QUALITY PROTEIN: uncharacterized protein LOC142593061 (The sequence of the model RefSeq protein was modified relative to this genomic sequence to represent the inferred CDS: inserted 1 base in 1 codon) gives rise to the protein MALSATSTPPSTGGRSLPCSRWPKNQRTKPRQSDGHLLKRFSSLLDQPAHALNLLPYPRLSEVPRAGHELDAVGAEIPSDPCTGYRFFKPGGLFGIKQSEEPYAEGQQMQEESKILVSPCAVEPGQVSKVEQPEEKPGGAAGSLELYPAAASSSSRWFHGGQRAPERTGMERDGAAGLSPLSSRVTCWVPQLGAGPFRCAQCGKGFRQKQSLITHERIHTGEKPYRCGDCGKSFSQRPNLLTHRRVHTGERPFPCAQCGKSFSQKANLLAHQRIHAAGEKALAGGEQEDGASSKPKLRSQQRNYQEDTPFVCPECGKSFRQKPNLITHRRIHTGERPFTCFLCGRSFNQKTNLVTHYRVHTGERPFACTQCGKRFTQKTNLVTHQSTHTDLRPYPCGQCQKCFKDKVSLKAHQKTHAPRQRRCPGRSPAAGLSYGAAPTLLQPGGPEQEASFSPMPPLPVQKIPEGQELYSCTEKSFPPKEPLLPHQQAPLGEQTFPCVQCGEGFCQKVTLLRPQHGPAAEAPGGCAAAFSHGPHLLGHLGVQPVLGDATPPAPPAPGAEKPFICNQCGNSFGLWLSLVAHQKTHVGQKSYPCPEHEKSSGDELSPKAPQEKQVEGRAWVCPECGRSFAQYERLVKHRQNHRGRGPYRCDVCGKRFSLKTNLVTHQRIHTGERPFTCGVCGRRFNQKGNLVXQCGKRFAQKPNLIAHQKTHTGRQPFTCLECPKRFKSKLSLRVHQRVHAAERPQSEPGQAPGLQTHPGSPYPCSLCGETFEEHGELQLHRQGHAGERPHACAECGKRFRQKVNLAVHQRTHTGERPFRCAECGKGFSQKAHLLRHRRTHAGGIPPSCCEGTCPAHQEEPDARGAPLGKGSEPPSLLLPPCSRGAAHVSLAREELRPGAQPPNRPESPSGAADILLQLMQEDHHLVSGAHHPQEGPAGQCPCKCTDGGEALSPKPPSLPPQCCCADCVSQRQLLLKPQPDCRAELWCKYGGCGRSFEEKRVLRVPERAHGEEKPSPCPSCL